A region from the Pogoniulus pusillus isolate bPogPus1 chromosome 13, bPogPus1.pri, whole genome shotgun sequence genome encodes:
- the GRIFIN gene encoding grifin produces the protein MALRFEALYPEGMCPGWSVVVKGETSSSASMFEINLLCDPGDQIALHFNPRFSSSRIICNSFLANHWGKEEVNNTFPFEAKEPFQVEIYSDQDFFHVFIDENKILQYKHRQKKLSSITKLQILNDITISSVEITKRGL, from the exons ATGGCACTGCGG TTTGAAGCCCTGTATCCTGAGGGGATGTGTCCAGGCTGGAGCGTCGTGGTCAAGGGTGAAACCAGTTCCAGTGCAAGCAT GTTTGAAATTAATTTGCTCTGTGATCCTGGGGATCAAATTGCTCTTCACTTTAACCCTCGCTTCTCCAGCTCCAGAATCATCTGCAACTCCTTCCTTGCCAACCACTGGGGGAAGGAAGAGGTTAATAACACCTTTCCCTTCGAAGCAAAGGAGCCATTCCAG GTGGAAATCTACTCTGACCAGGACTTTTTCCATGTTTTCATCGATGAAAACAAAATCTTGCAGTACAAGCACAGGCAGAAGAAGCTTTCATCCATCACCAAGCTGCAGATTCTCAATGACATCACCATTTCTTCAGTGGAAATCACCAAACGAGGCCTTTAG